A region from the Triticum urartu cultivar G1812 chromosome 1, Tu2.1, whole genome shotgun sequence genome encodes:
- the LOC125533019 gene encoding serine/threonine-protein kinase ATM-like, producing the protein MATARDVEEVVQKLASDRARPRDEGVKLLGTWLQGDRAPTFCRLLARNTARAKPGHLASGATWPFLITALAKCVLADIAAKRRGATRSAAAGMLRAAVRCAEDARLSGHSLLLVSVAKQLFSHILEVIKDAPSFQLEYSPILRQLLTVKEYRYQMKPRTYSNLVVLYMKKVATGFDANFSNQASSKEESFRCTWTLHVLLENPPGDYPDTMREEVLNGFCAIFSHIRREDGKLTSKLMECVNTFLLMDGPNLGDKSVEIHKAVQDFILRSWLMTRDLRLKSLFITYVKIQLKLARAIPKVLERKNLLGVIMDDLDQNVNTEAGLLWCEASRDAKDVSLRCSLEELMDLSATIFYQAYKSPTPMRGDDEKKLKTEDVISRITNSLKKGSLCWIGTTCLLVHKYGYRVDKSLLISWLQACCQSLKSALSKANVIRSQDSLLWIIRALKEFSAMFIVNTREESHCLLTKGEMSIVEGYWQDIWNSLIHALPLFSPTALVADSALNLLGGMIMRDQVHTSVVSEDTWNLQTFKQSPSPSALYFIACYFSRIGLQGDLSNSSLVRKNLLRSTLELIQSVSKGSSLLNEQNVVMIPEAIFSICAGFSSSAINSANASQLFDECKDFSKLLLESESWVIKDELGYSVEALSEISTESSTKVISDKCNRAHLPGHIQQQLLDQLMEFEGFMASNEQLEKVDLCTLVYRCSLLCNLIHCALLSRAIEENSLFLKELFGHVTGIIKYMISMVMKKHEELSHGLTSVGSAFETAGSILSSFQTFLSAPIFRLRSVSNRASSVLIKGVTVLLDELLVEFSQLFSRLSSSANNSDSENTSKMLPISSVNLSEDLNPFVDHKSVVDMDFDMTDSGEVDSITASVSGSIGISSRLLEWKLELVGVISTFFSVSAPHTWEILYNLVEKESDVKVSHAILLNLCQNISASSKSLSSVLTAMNVFWVTGVSTGTISPEQENAFKEATAVFLGAVLSVIGDKLVDACLHVHVAKDLWEALESKFGAADAGREMYIIEQFHDYKMVENRPVLEQAHEIICIVKKLELLKCKLPGKFVAGCIIAKLPNSWRNFATTLKHQRREFSMEDVIGYLSVEQNSRAKDSHGKGAEGTSVANMVNQKNFNSHKPKGKNGVQHNTDFKKKVFQPNDWSQVTGPY; encoded by the exons ATGGCCACTGCGCGCGACGTCGAGGAGGTCGTCCAGAAGCTCGCCTCCGACCGCGCCAGGCCCCGCGAT GAAGGGGTGAAGCTGCTGGGGACGTGGCTGCAGGGCGACCGCGCCCCCACCTTCTGCCGCCTCCTCGCCCGCAACACCGCCAGGGCCAAGCCCGGCCACCTCGCCTCCG GGGCCACGTGGCCGTTCCTCATCACCGCGCTCGCCAAGTGCGTCCTCGCCGACATCGCAGCCAAgaggcgcggagccaccaggagCGCCGCCGCCGGGATGCTCCGTGCCGCCGTCCGCTGCGCAGAGGACGCCAGGCTCTCAG GGCACTCCTTACTTTTGGTTTCAGTTGCTAAGCAGCTTTTTAGTCATATATTGGAGGTCATAAAAGATGCTCCCAGCTTTCAGCTAGAGTACAGCCCAATTCTCCGGCAGCTTTTGACTGTGAAGGAGTACCGATATCAGATGAAACCTCGAACATACAGCA atcttgtagtgctctatatGAAGAAGGTTGCGACTGGTTTTGATGCAAACTTCAGCAATCAAGCCAGCTCAAAGGAGGAATCCTTCCGCTGTACGTGGACTCTCCATGTTCTACTTGAAAACCCACCTGGCGATTATCCTGACACCATGAGGGAGGAGGTTCTTAATGGATTCTGTGCAATATTCTCACATATTAGGAG GGAGGATGGAAAGCTGACTAGCAAGCTTATGGAATGCGTTAACACCTTTTTACTCATGGATGGACCAAACCTTGGAGACAAATCTGTGGAGATCCATAAAGCAGTTCAAGATTTTATATTGCGTTCGTGGCTGATGACTCGTGATCTGCGGCTGAAG AGCTTGTTCATCACATATGTGAAAATTCAGTTGAAGCTTGCTAGAGCTATTCCAAAGGTTTTGGAAAGAAAAAACCTTCTTGGTGTCATCATGGACGACCTAGATCAAAATGTTAACACTGAAGCAGGTTTATTATG GTGTGAGGCATCTCGAGATGCGAAAGACGTGTCCTTAAGATGCTCCTTGGAAGAGTTAATGGATCTATCTGCTACTATTTTTTATCAG GCATATAAATCCCCCACACCAATGAGGGGAGATGATGAGAAAAAATTGAAGACGGAGGATGTTATTAGCCGCATCACGAATAGCCTAAAAAAAGGATCTCTATGTTG GATTGGTACCACATGTCTTCTTGTTCACAAGTATGGATATCGAGTAGACAAATCTTTGTTGATCAGTTGGCTCCAAGCATGTTGTCAATCTTTGAAAAG TGCTTTGAGCAAGGCAAACGTCATACGTTCTCAGGATTCACTGCTTTGGATTATCAG GGCACTTAAGGAGTTCTCTGCGATGTTCATAGTGAATACTAGGGAGGAATCACATTGTTTATTAACAAAAGGCGAG ATGTCAATTGTTGAAGGTTATTGGCAAGATATCTGGAATTCCCTCATTCATGCACTTCCTTTGTTTAGCCCCACAGCTCTAGTG GCCGATTCAGCTCTAAATCTCTTGGGTGGAATGATCATGCGG GATCAAGTCCATACTTCAGTTGTGTCAGAAGATACATGGAACCTGCAAACTTTTAAACAATCGCCATCACC GTCTGCTCTGTACTTCATTGCTTGTTACTTCTCAAGGATAGGGTTGCAG GGCGATTTATCCAATTCTAGCCTTGTTCGAAAGAATCTGCTAAGATCAACTTTGGAGTTGATTCAGTCAGTGTCAAAG GGATCCTCTCTTTTAAATGAGCAAAATGTTGTGATGATTCCTGAAGCCATTTTTTCTATCTGTGCTGGTTTTTCATCATCAGCCATTAACTCAGCAAATGCATCCCAACTGTTTGATGAATGCAAGGACTTCTCCAAG TTGTTACTCGAGAGTGAGAGTTGGGTCATCAAAGATGAACTAGGTTACTCTGTGGAAGCCTTATCAGAAATCAGTACTGAAAGTTCTACCAAG GTCATATCTGATAAATGCAACCGAGCACACCTTCCTGGGCACATCCAACAGCAATTGCTTGATCAGCTTATGGAGTTCGAAGGATTTATGGCCTCAAATGAACAGCTTGAGAAAGTGGACTTATGTACTCTTGTATACCGTTGTTCCCTCCTCTGCAATCTAATTCATTGTGCACTATTGTCAAG GGCAATAGAAGAAAATTCTTTATTTCTTAAAGAATTATTTGGTCATGTTACTGGCATCATAAAATATATGATATCAATGGTTATGAAAAAGCACGAGGAACTATCTCATGGTCTTACTAGTGTAGGCTCTGCATTTGAGACAGCCGGCTCCATTTTATCCTCATTTCAGACCTTCCTCTCTGCTCCAATTTTTAGACTGCGGAGTGTTAGCAACAGAGCCAGCTCTGTGCTTATTAAAGGTGTCACTGTATTGCTTGATGAACTATTGGTGGAATTCTCTCAGTTGTTTTCTCGTCTTTCTAGCTCTGCGAATAATTCTGATAGTGAGAACACTAGTAAAATGTTGCCAATATCTTCTGTCAACTTGTCAGAAGATCTAAATCCTTTTGTTGACCACAAAAGTGTTGTTGATATGGATTTTGATATGACGGACTCTGGTGAGGTTGACTCTATCACAGCTAGTGTAAGTGGAAGTATTGGTATCTCGTCACGCCTTTTGGAGTGGAAGCTTGAACTAGTTGGTGTTATTTCAACTTTTTTCTCAGTGTCAGCACCCCATACATGGGAAATCTTGTACAACTTAGTGGAGAAAGAGAGTGATGTCAAG GTCTCCCATGCCATCCTGCTTAATCTTTGTCAAAATATCTCCGCTTCATCTAAAAGTTTATCTTCTGTG CTCACGGCtatgaacgtgttctgggtcaCCGGTGTCTCCACGGGAACGATTTCTCCTGAACAGGAGAATGCGTTCAAGGAGGCTACCGCTGTGTTTCTCGGAGCAGTTCTTAGCGTGATCGGAGATAAACTGGTCGACGCATGTTTACATGTGCATGTTGCCAAGGACTTGTGGGAGGCGCTCGAATCTAAATTCGGGGCCGCTGATGCAGGGAGAGAGATGTATATTATAGAGCAGTTCCACGATTACAAGATGGTTGAAAACCGTCCTGTAttggagcaggctcatgagataatatgcattgttaagAAACTTGAGCTTCTCAAGTGCAAGTTACCGGGCAAGTTTGTCGCGGGCTGCATAATCGCTAAGCTCCCTAATTCCTGGAGGAACTTTGCCACCACTCTGAAACATCAGAGGCGTGAATTCTCTATGGAGGATGTCATTGGCTATCTGAGTGTTGAGCAGAATTCGAGGGCAAAAGACTCGCACGGAAAAGGGGCCGAAGGGACTTCTGTTGCCAACATGGTGAACCAGAAGAACTTCAACTCCCACAAGCCCAAGGGAAAGAACGGTGTCCAACACAATACCGactttaagaagaagg TGTTTCAACCCAACGATTG GTCACAGGTCACGGGTCCGTATTGA